In Candidatus Methanosphaera massiliense, the following are encoded in one genomic region:
- a CDS encoding DNA-directed RNA polymerase subunit B'', with the protein MTKNAWPLVDSFFDEYDIVDHHIRSYNDFLDNKIQEIVDITEPITLDHGEYTIKTGDVEIVKPFIKEADGSKSIIEPAEARLRNLNYSAHMYLDMALVKGESDDYEMEKVYIGELPVMLKSKACHLYGLNDAELEKVGEDPQDPGGYFIVNGSERAIVTMEEIAPNKIILEQSEKDKADRRARAVVTSIKSGFRARITLEYRKPHKKGVFLRISFPYVPGEIPLVILLRALGFEKDVDLVNSVSDDINTQFLLIDDIQTTGINTKYDAVKYIGNKVARGMTEEYRIKRAEDVIDRYLLPHVGVDPEDRIDKAVYLAEMTEMLLQVINGEREPHDKDHYANKRLRVSGDLMEDLFRVAFTSLTRDMTYQLERSLSRGKEPSVKQAVRSDVITENIKHAIATGNWVGGRAGVSQLLDRTSYMGTLSHLKRVVSPLSRSQPHFEARDLHPTQFGKICPNETPEGPNCGLVKNLAIVTKISEGYPLKEIEKDIKAMDYITPLDHNLE; encoded by the coding sequence ATGACAAAAAATGCATGGCCTTTAGTTGATTCATTTTTTGATGAATATGATATAGTTGACCACCATATTAGGTCATACAATGATTTTCTTGATAATAAGATTCAGGAGATTGTTGATATTACTGAACCAATTACCTTGGATCATGGTGAATACACTATTAAAACGGGTGACGTTGAAATAGTTAAACCTTTCATAAAAGAGGCAGATGGTTCTAAAAGTATTATTGAACCTGCAGAGGCAAGGTTAAGAAATCTTAACTATTCTGCTCATATGTACCTTGACATGGCTCTTGTTAAAGGTGAATCTGATGATTATGAGATGGAGAAAGTATATATAGGTGAGTTACCTGTCATGCTTAAATCTAAAGCATGTCACTTATATGGCTTAAACGATGCAGAATTAGAGAAAGTGGGTGAAGATCCACAGGATCCTGGAGGATATTTTATCGTAAATGGATCTGAAAGAGCTATTGTTACAATGGAAGAGATTGCTCCTAACAAAATTATCTTAGAACAAAGTGAAAAAGATAAAGCTGATAGAAGAGCTAGAGCTGTTGTAACATCAATTAAAAGTGGATTCCGTGCTAGAATTACTTTAGAGTACAGAAAACCACATAAAAAAGGAGTATTCCTCAGAATTTCATTCCCTTATGTTCCAGGAGAAATACCTCTTGTAATATTATTAAGAGCTCTTGGATTTGAGAAAGATGTAGATCTTGTTAACAGTGTATCTGATGATATTAATACTCAATTCTTATTAATTGATGATATCCAGACTACTGGTATCAATACTAAATATGATGCTGTTAAATACATTGGTAACAAAGTAGCTAGGGGTATGACTGAAGAGTACAGAATTAAGAGAGCAGAAGATGTAATTGATAGATATCTTTTACCTCACGTTGGAGTAGATCCAGAAGACCGTATAGATAAAGCAGTATATCTTGCTGAAATGACTGAAATGCTTTTACAAGTTATTAATGGTGAACGTGAACCTCACGATAAAGACCACTATGCTAATAAAAGACTCAGAGTATCTGGAGATCTTATGGAAGACTTATTCAGAGTTGCTTTCACTAGTTTAACTAGGGATATGACTTATCAGTTAGAGAGAAGTTTATCACGTGGTAAGGAGCCATCTGTTAAACAGGCTGTTAGAAGTGATGTTATAACTGAGAATATTAAACACGCTATTGCTACTGGTAATTGGGTTGGTGGTAGAGCTGGTGTTAGTCAGTTACTCGACCGTACTAGTTACATGGGTACTTTATCACATCTTAAACGTGTAGTATCTCCTTTATCTAGAAGTCAGCCTCACTTTGAAGCAAGAGATTTACACCCTACACAGTTTGGTAAGATTTGTCCTAACGAAACTCCTGAGGGACCTAACTGTGGATTGGTTAAGAACCTTGCTATTGTGACTAAGATTTCTGAAGGTTATCCTTTAAAGGAGATTGAGAAGGATATTAAGGCAATGGATTACATCACACCATTAGATCATAACTTAGAGTAA
- a CDS encoding DNA-directed RNA polymerase subunit H yields MKVDILQHNLVPEHTILSDEEAEEVLDKLNVRVDQIPKILPTDPVVKAIGAELGDIIKITRKSETAGIFVAYRVVRE; encoded by the coding sequence TTGAAAGTTGATATATTACAACATAATCTAGTTCCAGAACATACAATATTATCTGATGAAGAAGCTGAAGAAGTTCTTGATAAGTTAAATGTTCGTGTAGATCAAATTCCTAAAATATTACCTACTGACCCTGTAGTTAAGGCAATTGGTGCTGAGTTAGGTGATATTATTAAAATTACTAGAAAAAGTGAAACTGCAGGAATATTTGTTGCTTATAGAGTTGTTAGAGAATAA